GGGCTAATTAGTATTATTGAAGGCCTAGGCGTGATACTCCTGCTGTTAGTCTGTGTCACTGGCTTAGTCTGGTTTTTAGTGGCGCCGAGTGACGCGATAACTTGGCGTGATTACCATAAAGTGTTTGCACAAGGTTTTATCGGTTTTCTTGTGCTGCATGCTTTACTCGCCTTATTACATATTCGTGACTTTTTTGATTAACCTGCTATTTTAAGGGGCTGTGTGTAAACATGGCCTTTCATTTATTCTACTCCTCTTGCAATACCTTGCTGTTTTTCTTTTGCCTTCAAACTTTAAGTTTCCAATCCATGCTGGACAAATCTCCCTGACGAATAAGCTTGCACAAGTGGCATTTATTGCTAAAATTAACTGTGTTTTTATACAGTGGTTGTTATATGAAAATTATTCCTATTGCTGCTCGCGCTGGTGTAACAGGCTTTGAATCGCCAGCTGCTGAATATAGTCAATTAACGTTAAGTATGGATGAGCTATTAATCGAGCATCCAAGCGCGACTTTTATTGGTTTGGCACAGGGGGATTCAATGCAGGATGTTGGGATATTTGATGGCGATGTGATAATTGTTGACCGTCATGAAACTGCCCGTAATGGTGATGTGATTGTCGCCAATTTTAATGGTGAATTTGTTTGTAAAATTATTGATACCCAGCGGCGGCTATTATTATCATCTAATCAATTGTATCAAGCTGTGGTGATCCATGAATACGATGAGTTTAGCATTGAAGGTGTCGTGACCCGCTCGATCCGATGTCATCGCCAAAGCCCATTATTGGT
This Shewanella aestuarii DNA region includes the following protein-coding sequences:
- a CDS encoding LexA family protein, whose amino-acid sequence is MKIIPIAARAGVTGFESPAAEYSQLTLSMDELLIEHPSATFIGLAQGDSMQDVGIFDGDVIIVDRHETARNGDVIVANFNGEFVCKIIDTQRRLLLSSNQLYQAVVIHEYDEFSIEGVVTRSIRCHRQSPLLVNL